A section of the Aigarchaeota archaeon genome encodes:
- a CDS encoding V-type ATP synthase subunit B — MSLGKERRSASAGLTYGTISEIKGPLMVIEGVTKASYDELVEIETREGERRLARVLEVGMGKAVVQVFEGTQGLSIEGTVARFLGRVMELGVSEDMLGRVFDGLGRPLDGLPEPIPEEFRDVNGEPINPERREYPSDFIQTGISAIDGMNSLVRGQKLPIFSGAGLPHNVLAAQIAKQATVPGKEEEFAVVFAAIGVQNDEARFFKESLEKSGAISRSALFLNLADDPAIERLITPRMALTLAEYLAFWHDYHVLVILTDITNYCESLREISAAREEVPGRKGYPGYMYTDLASIYERAGRIKGKKGSVTQMPILSMPSDDITHPIPDLTGYITEGQIVLSRELYRKGIYPPINVLMSLSRLMGPGIIAEKRTRADHGDVCNQLYAAYSRAVQLRALAEIVGRSGLSAIDIKYLEFGDLFEQRFLRQGYDENRSLDDTLEIAWEILSSLPEQELTKIKEEYIRKYYKVKSG; from the coding sequence ATGAGCTTGGGCAAGGAAAGAAGATCTGCATCGGCCGGCTTGACTTATGGAACCATCAGCGAAATAAAAGGTCCGTTGATGGTGATAGAGGGCGTAACGAAAGCATCCTACGACGAACTCGTGGAGATAGAAACGAGAGAGGGTGAGAGACGTTTAGCGAGGGTTCTCGAAGTCGGAATGGGTAAGGCGGTAGTCCAAGTATTTGAGGGAACACAGGGTCTCTCGATAGAAGGAACGGTTGCAAGATTCCTAGGCAGGGTCATGGAACTTGGTGTGTCAGAGGATATGCTTGGTAGGGTCTTCGACGGTCTTGGAAGGCCGCTCGATGGACTGCCGGAACCGATACCGGAAGAATTCAGAGATGTTAACGGAGAACCAATTAACCCAGAAAGGCGCGAGTACCCAAGCGACTTCATACAAACCGGCATATCGGCGATAGATGGGATGAACTCGCTCGTCAGAGGTCAGAAGCTACCGATATTCTCTGGTGCCGGATTACCGCATAACGTTTTAGCGGCACAGATAGCCAAACAAGCCACGGTTCCCGGCAAGGAAGAGGAGTTCGCGGTCGTATTCGCCGCCATAGGTGTCCAGAATGACGAGGCAAGGTTCTTCAAAGAGAGCCTCGAGAAAAGCGGAGCGATTTCTAGGAGTGCTCTCTTCCTGAACTTAGCGGACGACCCGGCGATAGAAAGACTCATAACACCGAGGATGGCGCTGACACTCGCTGAGTATCTAGCTTTCTGGCATGATTACCACGTACTCGTGATTTTAACGGACATTACCAACTACTGCGAAAGCCTGCGAGAAATAAGCGCCGCAAGGGAGGAGGTTCCAGGAAGAAAAGGATACCCGGGTTACATGTACACAGACCTGGCGTCAATCTACGAGAGAGCCGGAAGGATAAAGGGAAAGAAGGGTAGCGTGACTCAGATGCCAATCTTAAGCATGCCGAGCGACGACATCACGCACCCAATACCGGACTTGACGGGTTACATCACGGAAGGTCAGATAGTCCTGAGCAGAGAGCTTTACAGAAAGGGAATATATCCGCCAATAAACGTGCTGATGTCCTTGAGTAGATTAATGGGGCCTGGAATAATTGCGGAGAAGAGAACCAGGGCAGACCATGGCGACGTATGCAATCAGCTCTATGCGGCGTACTCGAGGGCTGTTCAGCTAAGAGCCCTGGCCGAGATAGTCGGAAGGTCCGGCTTGTCCGCGATCGACATAAAATATCTGGAGTTCGGCGACCTATTCGAGCAGAGATTCCTTAGGCAGGGCTACGACGAGAACAGATCCTTAGATGACACGCTGGAAATAGCCTGGGAGATACTATCGAGCCTACCGGAGCAGGAGTTGACGAAGATAAAGGAAGAATACATCCGCAAGTACTACAAGGTAAAGAGCGGATGA
- a CDS encoding glycosyltransferase family 2 protein gives MIVLQALELLPYISLAFGLLFFTYAIRHYIALAYTARALFKGSGNNGNGDNGKNKFQTNGGIRLRYYANGGTSSGSYNGDRFPMVSIHVALYNEERVAARLMEALLSLDYPKYEVIIVDDSTDSTPIILKRYEKDPRVKIIHRENRSGFKAGALREALKVMSDEAEYVVVFDADFIPPKDIIQRLLSEFGNGYGNGRLNDKQNGKSLRKTLDELYGLREVVAIQGYQWHVLNASENWITKAVSAEYAGNYLVERFFVNNLMQGVRMISGSVFMIRADILRQYGWRDSLTEDWDLTLRLYRDGYKVKYTQLAAAPAECPATIMSLIRQRARWSEGHTFAVKRYFMEILRSKFLSLREKLEFLYLSPYYLSSLFLLLGTALWLVSEFLNIKIPFWTSVFGWSLLFTNMAAIPLVNLTGLYLEYRASRHWQGAFTFIPLMHILAIFQAVASLKGLFGKKESAWFRTLKTGKITESFLTFVVRRVFRGRRSTGGRSGIVSSAILSLLSSFMVYAFIRFLLMGLEGPTGKMPQPVEYAILMASISVGITTLVWLMDRSIRIRATISKLALSIVIIVLAYIPLRLLLVEPFTFHEVASALASACLGMFFFQGSRSGPNASTLKKVGMVFVMTSLMVLVTFQPLHQVQAYVPYETLYLYPNGRTDFPNAGTMSTTKPSGTTQQELMSGKDYYWRSESTYNFVKNQDKGIWTFNIAGSLDLIPRYYATCSVDIYVSNNPRILGTKIGGFEFSINKGGEFSITESISVDPPDCANCYIHLKFNYAIYGIEPPQPPEPPQPPEIMGSSESPSVMVEKSQYGSKLVMYTGYAGKYTYLVIPENILAFLPLVLLLLLIRKAYRKSPTSGP, from the coding sequence GTGATAGTATTGCAGGCACTTGAGCTTTTACCGTACATAAGTTTGGCCTTTGGTCTACTCTTCTTTACATATGCGATAAGGCACTACATAGCGTTGGCGTACACGGCGCGCGCACTCTTCAAGGGAAGTGGAAACAACGGTAATGGGGATAATGGGAAAAACAAATTCCAAACAAACGGTGGTATAAGGTTAAGATACTATGCGAATGGTGGCACGTCGTCCGGCTCTTATAATGGCGACCGTTTTCCGATGGTGAGCATTCATGTAGCACTATACAACGAGGAGAGGGTCGCGGCGAGACTTATGGAGGCCCTGCTATCCCTAGACTATCCAAAATACGAAGTCATAATCGTAGACGACTCGACAGACTCGACGCCCATTATACTGAAGCGTTACGAGAAAGACCCCCGTGTCAAGATAATCCACAGGGAGAATAGGAGCGGTTTCAAGGCTGGAGCATTACGCGAAGCGCTCAAAGTGATGAGCGATGAGGCTGAGTACGTTGTCGTATTCGACGCAGACTTCATACCACCAAAGGACATAATCCAAAGATTACTTAGCGAATTCGGTAATGGGTACGGCAACGGCCGTTTAAACGACAAACAAAATGGCAAAAGTTTACGTAAGACGTTGGATGAGCTTTACGGCTTAAGAGAAGTTGTCGCGATCCAAGGTTATCAGTGGCACGTACTGAATGCGTCCGAGAATTGGATAACGAAGGCGGTGAGTGCAGAGTATGCCGGCAACTACTTGGTAGAGAGGTTTTTCGTGAATAATCTAATGCAAGGCGTACGCATGATATCCGGCAGCGTCTTTATGATAAGGGCAGACATATTACGTCAGTACGGCTGGAGGGACAGCCTGACGGAAGATTGGGACCTGACGCTCAGGCTTTATAGGGACGGTTACAAGGTCAAGTACACCCAGCTGGCGGCCGCACCCGCAGAGTGCCCTGCTACGATTATGTCACTGATTAGGCAGCGAGCACGATGGTCTGAGGGGCACACATTCGCCGTGAAGCGTTATTTCATGGAGATCCTTAGGAGCAAGTTCCTATCTTTGAGAGAAAAGCTAGAGTTTCTCTACTTGTCCCCATACTACCTCAGCAGCCTGTTCCTCCTACTTGGGACGGCCTTATGGCTGGTCTCGGAATTTCTGAATATAAAGATACCGTTCTGGACCTCGGTTTTCGGATGGTCGCTGCTGTTCACTAACATGGCGGCCATACCGCTCGTCAACCTAACCGGATTGTACTTAGAGTATAGGGCGTCGAGACATTGGCAGGGTGCTTTTACCTTCATCCCGCTAATGCACATATTGGCAATCTTTCAAGCGGTGGCATCGCTCAAGGGACTGTTTGGTAAAAAGGAGTCCGCTTGGTTCAGGACACTGAAAACCGGGAAGATTACTGAGAGCTTCTTAACATTTGTCGTCAGGAGGGTCTTTAGGGGCAGAAGGTCGACCGGAGGAAGGTCGGGGATAGTATCCTCCGCAATACTCTCGCTCCTATCCTCCTTTATGGTTTACGCCTTCATCAGATTCCTGTTAATGGGCCTCGAAGGGCCGACTGGTAAGATGCCGCAACCGGTCGAGTATGCCATACTAATGGCCAGCATTTCTGTAGGAATTACCACACTCGTTTGGCTGATGGACCGAAGTATTCGGATCAGAGCCACGATATCAAAGCTAGCCCTAAGCATTGTTATAATAGTATTGGCATACATTCCGTTGAGGCTTCTCCTCGTGGAGCCCTTCACGTTCCACGAAGTTGCCTCTGCCTTGGCTTCTGCCTGCTTGGGAATGTTCTTCTTCCAAGGTTCAAGATCCGGCCCGAATGCCTCCACGTTGAAGAAGGTGGGCATGGTCTTCGTGATGACTTCGCTCATGGTTCTCGTGACGTTCCAGCCGCTACATCAGGTTCAGGCTTATGTACCATACGAAACACTTTATCTCTATCCAAACGGTAGAACCGATTTTCCCAATGCCGGCACGATGAGTACTACTAAGCCCTCCGGAACGACGCAACAAGAATTGATGTCAGGGAAGGATTATTATTGGAGGTCCGAATCGACTTACAACTTCGTAAAGAATCAAGATAAAGGTATTTGGACGTTTAACATCGCCGGAAGCTTGGACTTAATACCACGATATTACGCAACATGCAGCGTTGATATTTATGTATCAAATAACCCCAGAATATTGGGCACAAAAATAGGAGGATTTGAATTCTCCATCAACAAAGGAGGAGAGTTCAGTATTACGGAATCAATATCTGTTGACCCACCCGACTGCGCCAATTGTTACATACACCTTAAATTTAACTACGCGATATATGGTATAGAACCACCACAGCCGCCAGAACCACCACAGCCGCCAGAAATAATGGGATCATCAGAATCACCATCGGTGATGGTGGAGAAGTCACAGTACGGATCTAAGCTGGTCATGTACACCGGATATGCCGGCAAATATACTTACCTCGTGATACCTGAGAACATTCTGGCATTCTTGCCTCTAGTGCTCTTGTTGTTGCTGATCAGAAAGGCTTACAGAAAAAGTCCAACGTCTGGTCCTTAA
- a CDS encoding ECF transporter S component, producing MSDIQEDRKSISKTIALTAICAALYAAASAATSPIPTPWGVGHFRPGVIVPALFALISTPLVAGTGAAIGTFLASFILAQFGLSNPALSLMSGVPGNFVGFYLLGWLLSKGKTWRSFVSSSIVALFVGNFIAATGVMVYFSSVVPRWAAWAIGDKILTILGFTLFWMVTMVPFVVALVPPLYRGIAPIISGRFAMTVRPEAFGNDRPRDLLYNSVMIFLLFVAIYVGVVMTPFGDAIFSKVIRPEYVFWVKNLFIIAGGSVLAFGLTASFLMSRKLSPAGIGRRV from the coding sequence ATGTCCGATATACAAGAAGATCGTAAGAGTATAAGTAAGACCATCGCGCTTACCGCAATCTGCGCTGCATTATACGCAGCTGCCTCGGCAGCTACCTCACCGATACCCACTCCATGGGGTGTAGGCCACTTCAGGCCAGGCGTCATAGTGCCCGCTTTGTTCGCCTTGATCTCCACGCCTCTCGTAGCCGGAACGGGTGCCGCGATAGGTACGTTCTTAGCCAGCTTCATTCTTGCCCAGTTCGGTCTAAGCAACCCAGCTCTGAGTTTGATGTCGGGCGTACCAGGAAACTTCGTCGGCTTCTACCTGTTGGGTTGGTTACTATCCAAGGGTAAGACGTGGCGTTCCTTTGTTTCCAGTAGTATAGTAGCCCTATTCGTCGGAAACTTCATAGCAGCAACTGGTGTGATGGTGTACTTCTCCTCTGTCGTACCGAGATGGGCCGCTTGGGCAATAGGCGATAAAATTCTTACGATACTCGGCTTCACGCTGTTTTGGATGGTTACGATGGTTCCGTTCGTCGTTGCTTTAGTGCCTCCGCTCTACAGAGGTATAGCCCCGATTATATCGGGAAGGTTTGCCATGACAGTGAGGCCCGAGGCTTTCGGCAACGATAGACCCAGGGACCTGCTTTACAACTCAGTTATGATATTCTTATTGTTCGTGGCCATTTACGTGGGCGTCGTTATGACACCCTTCGGTGACGCCATCTTCAGCAAGGTCATTAGGCCCGAGTACGTCTTTTGGGTCAAGAACTTATTCATAATAGCGGGCGGTAGCGTGCTGGCGTTCGGATTAACGGCATCGTTCCTCATGAGCAGAAAGTTGTCCCCAGCAGGTATCGGACGTAGAGTTTAA
- a CDS encoding V-type ATP synthase subunit E family protein, whose product MSDALDGVIKKVVEEAMRECLSLLDSAEKDAMELLDGEMREANAEATEIIESAKRQAELERSRILSMAEVKARNDTLALIEEYVNIVIQRAIEKLRHVPATPGYKDVMRKLLLEGLNAVGSDARVWTNAEGMDVLKELVDEVSTSTGFKVYVDNEPIDCTAGLKVSSLDGKRAFDNTVEGRLRRLRPLLRREIARILTAEAE is encoded by the coding sequence ATGTCAGATGCCTTAGATGGGGTCATCAAAAAGGTCGTTGAGGAAGCCATGAGGGAGTGCCTTTCCTTGCTAGACTCGGCTGAGAAGGACGCCATGGAGCTTTTGGACGGCGAAATGCGCGAGGCCAATGCCGAGGCCACGGAAATAATAGAATCGGCCAAGAGGCAGGCCGAGCTGGAGAGGTCTAGGATATTGAGCATGGCAGAGGTCAAGGCTAGGAACGATACACTCGCACTCATTGAAGAGTACGTTAACATAGTCATACAACGTGCCATAGAGAAGTTGCGGCATGTTCCAGCCACGCCAGGCTATAAAGATGTGATGAGGAAGCTGCTTCTCGAGGGCTTGAATGCTGTAGGGAGCGACGCGAGGGTGTGGACGAACGCGGAAGGCATGGATGTTCTGAAGGAGTTAGTCGACGAAGTTTCTACAAGCACGGGCTTCAAGGTATACGTAGACAACGAACCCATAGATTGCACGGCTGGTTTGAAGGTTAGCAGCTTGGATGGAAAGAGGGCATTCGATAACACGGTTGAGGGGAGGCTAAGACGTCTAAGGCCGCTCCTTAGGAGGGAAATTGCCAGGATACTAACCGCCGAAGCTGAATAA
- a CDS encoding V-type ATP synthase subunit A translates to MGVKGRIIWIAGPAVKADGMLGAKMYEMVYVGEERLIGEIIRLTGDTAFIQVYENTSGLAPGEPVYGTGQPLSVMLGPGIIGSIYDGVQRPLDRIASAVGPFVRRGVQAPPLPFDKKWRFRPLVKKGDSLGPGDFVGVVQETPLIECKIMVPPNSKGGEVVSIVEEGYYTLEDTIATLSKGGTSEEIRLYHRWPVRTPRPFRKRLNPEVPLITGQRVIDTFFPIAKGGTGCIPGAFGTGKTVMLHNLAKWSDAKVIFHVGCGERGNEEAEVLTKFPELTDPYSGRPLMERTALIANTSNMPVAAREASIYTGVTMAEFYRDMGYDVLLVADSTSRWAEALREISGRLEEMPAEEGYPSYLASRLAEFYERAGRVETLGRPERVGSVTLIGAVSPPGGDFTEPVTTHTMRFIRTFWGLDPNLAYSRHYPAINWITSYSGYVDTVRVYWESHVSKDWSELRHYVYSILRREDELLEIVRLLGPEALPDEEKLLLDVARMIREGFLQQSAYDEVDAYCDVIKQVRLLKLFAEFHKLASEALRRGVPLKTIRSMPIIFRLIRAKSEVRNNEVEKLDALLETMKSEFEKLMTKEAVTTI, encoded by the coding sequence ATGGGAGTCAAAGGTAGAATAATATGGATTGCGGGACCTGCGGTAAAGGCAGATGGCATGCTCGGTGCAAAAATGTATGAGATGGTCTACGTGGGCGAGGAGAGACTCATAGGCGAGATAATAAGGCTGACGGGCGACACGGCCTTTATACAGGTTTATGAGAACACGAGCGGACTAGCACCTGGAGAGCCTGTTTATGGTACCGGACAACCGCTCTCGGTCATGCTGGGTCCCGGAATAATAGGAAGCATCTACGACGGGGTTCAAAGACCTTTGGATAGGATCGCGTCTGCCGTCGGCCCATTCGTAAGAAGGGGAGTCCAGGCCCCTCCATTACCGTTTGATAAGAAGTGGAGATTTAGGCCCCTCGTAAAGAAAGGGGATTCACTAGGTCCAGGTGATTTTGTAGGTGTCGTTCAAGAGACGCCTTTAATCGAGTGCAAGATAATGGTGCCGCCTAACAGCAAGGGTGGAGAGGTCGTTAGCATAGTAGAAGAGGGGTATTATACGCTTGAGGATACGATCGCAACACTCTCTAAAGGCGGGACGAGTGAGGAGATAAGGTTGTACCACCGTTGGCCTGTCAGGACACCGAGGCCTTTCAGAAAGAGGCTTAACCCAGAGGTACCGCTTATCACAGGTCAAAGGGTCATAGATACCTTCTTTCCGATAGCAAAGGGAGGAACCGGATGCATACCTGGAGCGTTCGGGACCGGCAAGACCGTTATGTTGCATAACCTGGCCAAATGGAGCGATGCCAAGGTAATATTCCATGTTGGCTGCGGCGAGAGAGGTAATGAGGAAGCAGAAGTCTTGACGAAGTTCCCGGAACTCACAGACCCGTATAGTGGAAGACCGCTCATGGAAAGAACAGCCCTAATAGCGAACACGAGCAACATGCCAGTAGCCGCAAGGGAAGCCAGCATATACACAGGCGTCACTATGGCGGAGTTTTATAGGGACATGGGATACGATGTACTTCTGGTCGCAGATTCAACGAGTAGATGGGCCGAGGCACTCAGGGAGATAAGCGGTAGGCTCGAGGAGATGCCGGCTGAGGAGGGTTATCCGAGCTACCTTGCCAGCAGGCTTGCCGAGTTCTATGAGAGGGCCGGAAGGGTTGAGACACTCGGAAGACCCGAAAGGGTCGGAAGCGTTACGCTGATAGGTGCCGTCAGCCCACCTGGCGGCGACTTCACGGAGCCGGTAACCACGCACACGATGCGCTTCATAAGAACCTTCTGGGGCCTTGACCCAAACTTGGCTTACAGCAGACACTATCCTGCAATTAACTGGATAACGAGCTACTCGGGTTACGTCGATACAGTCAGGGTGTACTGGGAGTCGCATGTGAGCAAGGACTGGTCGGAGCTCAGGCATTATGTCTACTCAATACTGCGAAGAGAGGATGAGCTGTTAGAGATAGTGAGGCTCCTTGGACCGGAAGCCCTGCCCGATGAGGAGAAGCTATTGCTGGACGTGGCCAGGATGATAAGGGAGGGATTCTTACAACAGAGCGCCTATGACGAAGTGGATGCATACTGTGACGTGATAAAGCAAGTTAGGCTGTTAAAACTTTTTGCAGAATTTCACAAGTTGGCATCGGAGGCTCTTAGGCGAGGCGTACCGTTGAAGACCATAAGGAGCATGCCGATAATATTCAGACTTATCAGGGCTAAGTCAGAAGTTAGGAATAATGAGGTTGAAAAACTTGACGCTTTGCTCGAGACGATGAAGTCCGAGTTCGAGAAACTCATGACAAAGGAGGCCGTGACAACAATATGA
- a CDS encoding exosortase/archaeosortase family protein, which translates to MAGEKGYAVLIIAASFTLMIMPFYITFNEFLTEVIKSLGLWWFIETYIAPLVARLTASMLNLFGLDVALSGPIIYLNAPSSAVAMYIAWNCIGWQSLVIFSAIAYFVIKEAPLSRIGKLTMVFLGLQGTILVNILRIALVGLIAAWVGKGQAIIFHDYFGSFVTFGWLVLFWFISTRAGGDSIAGT; encoded by the coding sequence TTGGCAGGAGAAAAAGGTTACGCCGTACTCATTATAGCCGCGTCATTTACTCTTATGATCATGCCCTTTTATATCACATTTAACGAATTTCTCACAGAGGTCATAAAGTCGCTCGGTCTATGGTGGTTTATAGAGACGTACATCGCTCCGCTCGTGGCGCGCCTCACAGCATCCATGTTGAACCTTTTCGGGCTTGATGTTGCGCTGTCGGGTCCCATCATTTACCTGAACGCACCGAGCAGTGCAGTTGCGATGTACATAGCCTGGAACTGCATAGGATGGCAGAGTCTCGTGATATTCTCGGCGATAGCTTACTTTGTTATCAAAGAGGCACCGCTTTCGCGTATCGGAAAGCTTACGATGGTATTTTTGGGTCTTCAGGGAACGATCTTGGTAAATATACTTAGGATAGCCCTCGTAGGCCTCATAGCCGCATGGGTTGGAAAAGGTCAAGCCATAATATTCCACGACTACTTCGGTAGCTTCGTCACGTTCGGCTGGCTCGTGCTTTTCTGGTTCATAAGCACACGTGCAGGTGGTGATAGTATTGCAGGCACTTGA
- the fen gene encoding flap endonuclease-1 → MGVKLGDIVPPEAIQTIALEVLRGRAIALDAFNMLYQFLATIRGPDGRPLMDSRGRITSHLSGLFFRTVNLLEKGIKPVYVFDGRPPELKRATVEKRMESRREAGGLYEKALLAGDMEAARKYAQRAATLEEYMLESSKRLLDAMGIPTVQAPSEGEAQAAYMAAKGDVYASASQDMDSLLFGSPRLVRNLSIVGKRKLPGKKAYVEIEPELISLDILLSSLGITRELLIDIGILVGTDYCEGVKGIGPKKALKLVKEYGSAEKVLEALNATLEVPPEVIRQIFLKPNVTDNYTLKWEEIDYRAVKSILCDEHDFSSDRVDKALAELKVALEKGKGETSLDAWLS, encoded by the coding sequence ATGGGTGTGAAGCTGGGCGACATAGTCCCGCCCGAGGCTATTCAGACTATAGCGCTAGAAGTTCTTAGGGGAAGGGCCATAGCGCTGGACGCTTTTAATATGCTTTACCAGTTCTTAGCAACGATTAGAGGACCTGACGGAAGGCCCCTTATGGACAGTAGGGGGAGGATTACCAGTCATCTCAGTGGTCTGTTTTTCAGGACTGTTAACCTACTGGAGAAGGGAATAAAGCCGGTCTACGTATTTGACGGAAGACCTCCAGAGCTGAAGCGAGCGACTGTCGAGAAGAGGATGGAGTCGAGGAGGGAGGCAGGAGGGCTTTACGAGAAGGCGCTGTTAGCGGGCGATATGGAAGCTGCTAGAAAGTACGCACAAAGGGCTGCGACGCTTGAGGAATACATGCTAGAGAGCTCTAAGAGGCTTCTTGACGCCATGGGAATACCGACGGTCCAAGCACCTTCAGAAGGTGAGGCACAGGCCGCATACATGGCTGCGAAGGGCGATGTTTACGCATCCGCGTCCCAAGACATGGACTCGCTCCTCTTCGGTTCACCGAGGCTCGTGAGGAATCTGTCAATAGTCGGAAAGCGGAAGCTTCCGGGCAAGAAAGCGTACGTTGAGATCGAGCCCGAGCTCATAAGCCTAGACATCTTACTCTCCTCCTTGGGAATAACGAGAGAGCTTTTGATAGACATCGGTATACTCGTAGGAACGGATTACTGTGAAGGTGTTAAAGGAATAGGCCCGAAAAAGGCTCTTAAACTCGTAAAGGAGTATGGAAGCGCCGAAAAGGTTCTGGAGGCATTAAACGCAACTCTTGAGGTTCCTCCAGAAGTTATAAGGCAAATCTTTCTCAAGCCGAACGTGACGGACAATTACACACTCAAATGGGAAGAGATAGATTATAGAGCCGTAAAGTCGATACTTTGCGACGAACACGACTTCTCGTCTGATAGGGTAGACAAAGCGTTGGCTGAGTTGAAGGTGGCTTTAGAAAAGGGTAAAGGGGAGACGAGTCTGGACGCCTGGTTATCCTAG
- a CDS encoding V-type ATP synthase subunit F gives MRVVAVGSRNFIMGFRLAGVRGVEAVDAKEALLIVNKLMNDPEVGLIILSEELAFEIRNEINEIRSKKSMPLIYVSPSPSKSKKSMDYRALLRQVLGI, from the coding sequence ATGCGAGTAGTAGCCGTAGGCAGCAGGAACTTTATAATGGGTTTTAGGCTTGCCGGCGTCAGAGGCGTCGAAGCCGTCGATGCGAAGGAGGCGCTTCTGATCGTTAACAAGTTAATGAACGACCCTGAGGTAGGGTTAATAATACTGTCCGAGGAGCTGGCATTCGAGATAAGGAACGAAATAAATGAAATAAGGTCAAAAAAGTCCATGCCGCTTATATATGTGTCACCCTCACCTTCGAAAAGTAAAAAAAGCATGGACTACAGGGCTCTTCTCAGGCAAGTTCTGGGTATTTAA